Below is a window of Deltaproteobacteria bacterium DNA.
CTCTCCTTCAACCTCGCCCCCGGCGTCGCCCTCGGCGACGCCGTCACCGCCATCGAGAGCGCGGCGCGCGAGATCGGGCTCCCCCCGAGCATCCGCGCGAGCTTCCAGGGCACCGCCCAGGCCTTCCAGGCCTCGCTCACCAACGAGCCGCTGCTGATCCTCGCCGCGCTCGTGACCGTCTACATCGTGCTCGGCATCCTCTACGAGAGCTACATCCACCCGCTCACCATCCTCTCCACCCTGCCCTCGGCCGGCGTCGGCGCGATCCTCGCGCTCCTCCTCTGCCGCACGGATCTCAACGTGATCGCGCTCATCGGGATCATCCTGCTGATCGGGATCGTCAAGAAAAACGCGATCATGATGATCGACTTCGCGCTCGAGGCGGAGCGCCAGGCGGGGAAGCCGCCGGAGGAGGCGATCTACGAGGCCTGCCTGCTGCGCTTCCGGCCGATCATGATGACGACGATGGCGGCGCTGCTGGGCGCCCTGCCGCTGGCGCTCGGCACGGGGGTGGGAGCCGAGCTGCGCCGCCCGCTCGGCATCGCCATCGTGGGGGGCCTGCTGGTGAGCCAGCTGCTCACGCTCTACACCACCCCGGTCGTGTACCTCGCCTTCGATCGGCTGGCCCGGCGCCTCCGGCGACGGCGCATGCCGGAGCCGGTCGAGGAACGGATCGCGATCGCCCGATGAACATCTCCGGTCCCTTCGTCCGGCGGCCGGTCGCCACCTCGCTGCTCACGGTGGCGCTGGCCCTGGCCGGCATCATCGCCTTCCGGCTGCTCCCGGTCTCGCCCTTGCCGCAGGTCGAGTTCCCCACCATCCAGGTGTCCGCCGCCCTGCCGGGCGCCAGCCCGGAGACGATGGCCTCGGCGGTGGCGATGCCGCTCGAGCGGCAGTTCGGCCGCATCGCCGGCGTCACCGACATGACGTCGACGAGCGCCCTCGGCTCGACGTCGATCGTCCTCCAGTTCGACCTGAGCCGGAACATCGACGCCGCCGCGCGCGACGTGCAGGCCGCGATCAATGCGGCGCGCGGCCAGCTGCCGACGAACCTGCCGAACAACCCCAACTACCGGAAGGTCAACCCGGCCGACGCCCCGATTCTCATCCTCGCGCTCACCTCCGACACCCTGGACACGAGCCGGATGTACGACGCGGCCTCCTCCATCCTGCAGCAGAAGCTCGCGCAGGTGGAAGGGATCGGCCAGGTGATCGTGGGAGGCAGCTCGCTGCCCGGGGTCCGCGTGGAGCTCGACCCGACGGTCTTGAACAAGTACGGCATCGGCCTCGGCGAGGTGCGCTCGGCGCTGGCGGCGGCCAACGCGAACCGGCCCAAGGGCGAGCTCGCGAACGGGACGACGGCGTGGAAGATCAGCGCCAACGACCAGCTGCTGCGGGCGGCGCAGTACCGGCCGCTGATCGTCGCCCATCGCCAGGGCGCCGCGGTGCACCTCTCCGATGTCGCCGAGGTGCAGGACTCGGTGGAGGACCTCCGCACCACGGGCATCGCGAACGGCAAGCCGGGCGTCCTCATCATCATGTTCCGGCAGCCCGGCGCGAACATCATCGCGACGGTCGACCGCGTGAAGGCGCTGCTCCCCCAGCTTCGGGCCTCGATCCCCGGAGCCATCGACCTGTCGGTGATGATCGACCGCAGCACGACCATTCGCGCGTCCATCGCCGACGTCGAGCTCACGCTCCTCGTCGCCATCGCGCTCGTCGTGCTGGTCGTGTTCGTGTTCCTGCGGAACGTGTGGGCCACCGCGATTCCCGGCGTGGTGGTGCCCCTCTCCCTGATCGGCACCTTCGGCGTCATGTACCTGCTCGGCTACAGCATCGACAACCTGTCGATGATGGCGCTCACCATCTCCACCGGGTTCGTGGTCGACGACGCGATCGTCGTGATCGAGAACATCACGCGGCATCTGGAGCGGGGACTGCGTCCGTTCGAGGCCGCGCTGCGCGGGGCACGGGAGGTCGGCTTCACCGTCCTCTCGATGAGCAGCTCGCTGGTGGCGGTCTTCATCCCGATCCTCCTGATGGGCGGGATCGTCGGCCGCCTGTTCCGGGAATTCGCCGTCGTGCTGTCGGCGGCGGTCTGCGTGTCGCTCGTCGTCTCGCTCACGACCACGCCGATGATGTGCGCGAAGTTTCTGCGCTCCGAGCGGGGGCGCCCGCACGGCCGTATCTACCGGCTCAGCGAGCGCGCCTTCGACGGGCTCCTCCACGGGTACGAGGCCAGCCTGTCCTGGGTCCTACGCCACGCCCGCTTCACCATGCTGGTCGCCGCGATCACGGTGGCCGTCAACGGCTACCTGTACGTCGTCGTCCCCAAGGGATTCTTCCCCGAGCAGGACAACGGCCGCCTGATGGGCGCGCTCCAGGCGGATCAGGACACCTCGTTCCAGGCGATGCAGGACAAGCTCGCACGGTTCGTGAAGATCGTGATGGCCGACCCGGCGGTGGACACGGTCGCCGGGTTCACCGGCGGGAACCAGGGAACGGGCAACACGGGGAGGATGTTCGTCGCGCTCAAGCCGCTCGCCGAGCGGAGGATCAGCGCCGACGAGGTGATCGCGCGGCTGCGCCCCGAGCTGGCGCGGGTGTCCGGCGCGAGTCTCTATCTCCAGGCGATCCAGGACATCCGGGTGGGGGGCAGGCTCAGCAATGCGCTCTTCCAGTACACGCTCCAGGGCGACGACCTCCGGGCGCTGAACCACTGGGGGCCGCGCTTGCTCGCGAAGCTGCAGACGCTCCCCGATCTCGCCGACGTGAGCACCGACCAGCAGAACCGGGGGCTGGAGATGACGGTCACGATCGACCGCGACACCGCGGCGCGACTCGGGATCACGCCGCAGGCGATCGACGACACGCTCTACGACGCCTTCGGCCAGCGCCAGGTCTCGACGATGTACACGCAGCTGAACCAGTACCACGTCGTGATGGAGGTGGGGCCGCGGTTCTGGCAGACCCCGGAGACCCTGAAGGACATCTACGTCCGGTCGACGAAGGGACAGGAGGTGCCGCTCGGCGCCATCGCTCGCTTCGCGCCGACGACGGCGGCCCTCGCCGTCAACCACCAGGGCCAGTTCCCCGCCGTCACCCTCTCCTTCAACCTCGCCCCCGGCGTCGCCCTCGGCGACGCCGTCACCGCCGTCGAGAGCGCGGCGCGCGAGATCGGGCTCCCCCCGAGCATCCGCGCGAGCTTCCAGGGCACCGCCCAGGCCTTCCAGGCCTCGCTTGCGGGCGAGCCACTCCTGATCCTCGCCGCGCTCGTGACCGTCTACATCGTGCTCGGCATCCTCTACGAGAGCTACATCCACCCGCTCACCATCCTCTCCACCCTGCCCTCGGCCGGCGTCGGCGCGATCCTCGCCCTGCTTCTGTGCCGCGCGGACCTGAGCGTGATCGCGCTCATCGGGATCATCCTGCTGATCGGGATCGTCAAGAAGAACGCGATCATGATGATCGACTTCGCGCTCGAGGCGGAGCGGCAGGCGGGGAAGCGGCCGGAGGAGGCGATCTACGAGGCCTGCCTGCTGCGCTTCCGGCCGATCATGATGACGACCATGGCGGC
It encodes the following:
- a CDS encoding acriflavine resistance protein B — its product is LSFNLAPGVALGDAVTAIESAAREIGLPPSIRASFQGTAQAFQASLTNEPLLILAALVTVYIVLGILYESYIHPLTILSTLPSAGVGAILALLLCRTDLNVIALIGIILLIGIVKKNAIMMIDFALEAERQAGKPPEEAIYEACLLRFRPIMMTTMAALLGALPLALGTGVGAELRRPLGIAIVGGLLVSQLLTLYTTPVVYLAFDRLARRLRRRRMPEPVEERIAIAR
- a CDS encoding multidrug efflux RND transporter permease subunit, which codes for MNISGPFVRRPVATSLLTVALALAGIIAFRLLPVSPLPQVEFPTIQVSAALPGASPETMASAVAMPLERQFGRIAGVTDMTSTSALGSTSIVLQFDLSRNIDAAARDVQAAINAARGQLPTNLPNNPNYRKVNPADAPILILALTSDTLDTSRMYDAASSILQQKLAQVEGIGQVIVGGSSLPGVRVELDPTVLNKYGIGLGEVRSALAAANANRPKGELANGTTAWKISANDQLLRAAQYRPLIVAHRQGAAVHLSDVAEVQDSVEDLRTTGIANGKPGVLIIMFRQPGANIIATVDRVKALLPQLRASIPGAIDLSVMIDRSTTIRASIADVELTLLVAIALVVLVVFVFLRNVWATAIPGVVVPLSLIGTFGVMYLLGYSIDNLSMMALTISTGFVVDDAIVVIENITRHLERGLRPFEAALRGAREVGFTVLSMSSSLVAVFIPILLMGGIVGRLFREFAVVLSAAVCVSLVVSLTTTPMMCAKFLRSERGRPHGRIYRLSERAFDGLLHGYEASLSWVLRHARFTMLVAAITVAVNGYLYVVVPKGFFPEQDNGRLMGALQADQDTSFQAMQDKLARFVKIVMADPAVDTVAGFTGGNQGTGNTGRMFVALKPLAERRISADEVIARLRPELARVSGASLYLQAIQDIRVGGRLSNALFQYTLQGDDLRALNHWGPRLLAKLQTLPDLADVSTDQQNRGLEMTVTIDRDTAARLGITPQAIDDTLYDAFGQRQVSTMYTQLNQYHVVMEVGPRFWQTPETLKDIYVRSTKGQEVPLGAIARFAPTTAALAVNHQGQFPAVTLSFNLAPGVALGDAVTAVESAAREIGLPPSIRASFQGTAQAFQASLAGEPLLILAALVTVYIVLGILYESYIHPLTILSTLPSAGVGAILALLLCRADLSVIALIGIILLIGIVKKNAIMMIDFALEAERQAGKRPEEAIYEACLLRFRPIMMTTMAALLGALPLALGTGVGAELRRPLGIAIVGGLLVSQLLTLYTTPVVYLYLDRFSIWFARWRRRQLRGVRSPAPSRA